In Bombus vancouverensis nearcticus chromosome 1, iyBomVanc1_principal, whole genome shotgun sequence, a single genomic region encodes these proteins:
- the LOC117160555 gene encoding uncharacterized protein LOC117160555 isoform X2 yields MAKRSNSLSGRRSSSHNTKPYDANNSFVKKVATKVTDLLPQRLWISKWFNTSQNDEDILEDNGNPEEVESEEDIQKPPPIKRPCIRMDVSHPPGTFSIQPRTKSTINKASPSKQQYFIHDETNEDFSKPAMAGPSGMSHLVSSTPATQSDIRNIAPQRSELNSLVATTNNGTTNGMDDNSESSESTSCCSSLIPQTNRQEAPSNVSYSSPFSKRKRFNNDKLNFNNTRDSLSSRRPSFNASIMTNTQDRASALASPFYSGNTTFGGANAAGLYKRGRNLFNSSNEIQLQVPKRTSVEVKPSNTDSSGMSQTAKKILEALEHFSSPITDAKKIPLKMMNNISPTNKKRSREEMTSTTKVGLRHLTRELTVPTIPDILKLRRRQKLQDTTAAARKIVSARSEPPPPQEYHLRTQIDEDSKHHGKIKTKAANLEQEDTVEPVNLPNIPLPISSLPNFNFMSSTNTNIGDKSNTGEEDTFTFASPIKVTNTTKNLKSINNFTFSSPISADKESVDKSSNSDSPLKRVGVKSTSSNDYVPPVTQNFIWSGSSTAPRLKEKIKNNDKTIPITSNELKSGSVMDILCSKSSTTKAEKSDESKTQLESNKESTNNKTNAIDKVIIESVRNVQSNIQDTSIMWECSECLFKNNNSETQCFACKITRPSFKDKKTSELSISSNVSESKTTANDNFGSQFKLSSNQWECTSCFVRNKQTDTKCAACSALKPDTKQETKSGNCPKCRLNDSENPTMCTFCNTSKSSILKMSVQDSTNPTDNTNISVCQNIINASIDENEDMDKLNSNKDTWECPCCMVRNLISIDSCPCCNTAKPSTGIATKNASPLFSNGFGDKFKKPEGAWICNTCMLQNETKVTTCVACGDAKPGSTKPDNSTSTNTNSNLQFNFDMPANTSGFKFGIDKADQEKTDTTISTNGFKFGEKQQSNQTGQFTFGIQKEDTKTSEVQKSDNNVSLTSGSGFGVPNKVNNAEKTDVKQDSENVGKSSTPLFSFGIAKSENGTIESDKQIVNVTTSTSIAPTFTFNMPKPRIEQTDIKEEKQTPLLESTVAGASKPNIEAIKSTTTNTNTLPSVTQSSIQEPKSTAAFSFVVPSSTSTITSSASTTVVSSLPSSTQSSFTFLESKSTTQAPAVPTFGQISTSAPTSNLSNTFTFGNSETKEESSITKTFSTLPNASPGSSLFSSISSAPSLFGNNDTKTVPAFGQTSTEDNKQPAFGAANTSKSSTFVVPGNKVPIFGNTENKPKIFGSTDPKLSVFGNTDNKPTSLFNPSLQAQTATPVSFGAPSATSTLFGSSATPVFGNNTASTFTTESTPNIFGSTSKSNETSTPNSNIFTFGTTPAQPIAKPATGFNFSTNTNPAESTQKPLFTFGSHSSAQKNANLFGNTFNNPASTNSSGFLFNAPKPEASAFGQPTATNPIFGASQPGTQNQASSSFSSTPSNTGFNFGSTAPVVTSGGFNFGTASASTPSAGFNFNAPGTTPTFDPNTPPTFNFTGGNAPVAFKAIPTQTPQRKFKKAIRRMR; encoded by the exons ATGGCTAAGCGGAGTAACAGTTTGAGTGGAAGACGGTCGTCGTCGCATAATACGAAGCCCTACGATGCAAACAAT TCTTTTGTAAAAAAAGTAGCAACAAAAGTGACTGATCTTTTACCACAAAGGTTGTGGATTAGTAAGTGGTTTAATACATCTCAAAATGATGAAGATATATTAGAGGACAATGGAAATCCTGAAGAGGTTGAATCAGAAGAAGATATTCAGAAACCTCCACCGATAAAACGACCATGTATTCGTATGGATGTTTCTCATCCACCTGGTACATTTTCAATTCAACCAAGAACTAAATCAACAATTAACAAAGCCAGTCCATCTAAGCAACAATATTTCATTCATGATGAAACg AATGAAGATTTTTCTAAACCTGCAATGGCTGGACCAAGCGGGATGAGCCATTTAGTATCTTCTACACCTGCAACACAATCAGATATTAGAAACATAGCACCACAGAGGTCGGAATTAAATTCATTAGTTGCTACTACAAATAATGGAACTACAAATGGTATGGATGATAATTCTGAATCCAGTGAGAGCACTAGCTGTTGCAGTTCTCTTATTCCACAAACCAATAGACAAGAAGCTCCATCAAATGTCTCTTACAGCTCTCCATTCTCTAAAAGAAAAAGGTTTAATAATGACAAATTAAATTTCA ATAATACCCGAGATTCCTTAAGTAGTCGTAGACCAAGCTTTAATGCATCAATCATGACAAACACGCAGGATCGTGCATCTGCCTTGGCATCTCCTTTTTACAGTGGAAATACCACTTTTGGTGGAGCAAATGCAGCTGGTCTTTATAAACGAGGACGTAATTTGTTTAATAGTTCAAATGAG ATTCAACTTCAAGTTCCTAAAAGAACAAGTGTTGAAGTAAAACCATCTAATACAGATTCATCTGGTATGAGTCAAACTgctaaaaaaatattggaagcaTTAGAACATTTTTCATCGCCAATAACTGATGCTAAAAAAATTCCATTAAAAATGATGAATAATATATCACCAACAAATAAAAAGAGATCGAGGGAGGAAATGACGTCAACAACTAAAGTTGGATTACGTCATTTAACTCGCGAATTAACTGTACCAACCATACCCGATATATTAAAATTGAGACGGCGGCAAAAATTACAAGATACGACAGCTGCAGCTAGAAAAATTGTTTCGGCACGGAGCGAACCACCGCCTCCTCAAGAATATCATCTCAG GACACAAATTGATGAAGATTCAAAACatcatggaaaaattaaaaccaAAGCAGCAAATCTTGAGCAAGAAGATACAGTTGAACCAGTTAATTTACCAAACATACCTTTACCTATATCTTCTTTACCTAATTTCAACTTTATGTCATCTACTAATACAAATATAGGAGACAAATCTAATACAGGCGAAGAAGATACCTTCACATTTGCAAGTCCTATAAAAGTAACAAATACCACAAAGAACTTAAAATCTATCAATAATTTCACATTTAGTAGCCCAATTAGTGCTGATAAGGAATCAGTTGATAAATCTAGTAATTCAGATTCTCCTTTAAAAAGAGTTGGTGTCAAGTCCACTTCATCAAATGACTATGTACCCCCTGTaacacaaaattttatttggtcTGGTTCATCTACAGCTCCTAGACtaaaagaaaagataaagaaTAATGATAAAACTATTCCTATTACTTCAAATGAATTAAAATCAGGAAGTGTTATGGATATTCTTTGCTCTAAATCTAGTACAACAAAAGCTGAAAAATCAGATGAATCAAAGACGCAGTTAGAGTCAAACAAAGAATCTAccaataataaaacaaatgcAATTGACAAAGTTATTATTGAATCTGTTAGAAATGTACAATCCAATATACAAGATACTTCAATTATGTGGGAATGTTCTGAATGTTTGTTTAAGAATAACAATTCTGAAACACAATGCTTTGCTTGCAAGATTACTAGACCCAGTTTTAAAGATAAGAAGACTTCTGAATTGTCAATATCAAGCAATGTCAGTGAATCAAAAACTACAGCAAATGATAATTTTGGCTCGCAGTTTAAACTTTCAAGTAATCAGTGGGAATGTACATCATGTTTTGTAAGAAATAAACAAACTGATACTAAGTGTGCTGCGTGTAGTGCACTAAAACCAGATACAAAGCAAGAGACGAAGTCTGGGAACTGTCCTAAATGTAGGTTAAATGATTCTGAAAACCCAACTATGTGTACTTTTTGCAATACATCTAAATCAAGTATATTAAAAATGAGTGTACAAGACAGTACGAATCCTACAGATAACACAAATATTTCTGTATGTCAGAATATAATCAATGCATCAATTGATGAAAATGAAGATATGGATAAATTAAACTCAAACAAGGATACATGGGAATGCCCTTGCTGTATGGTTAGAAATCTCATCTCTATTGATTCTTGTCCATGTTGTAATACAGCTAAACCTAGTACTGGGATTGCTACTAAGAATGCCTCTCCTTTATTTTCAAATGGATTTGGAGATAAGTTTAAAAAACCTGAAGGTGCATGGATTTGCAATACTTGCATGCTACAAAATGAAACAAAAGTTACTACATGTGTAGCTTGTGGTGATGCAAAGCCAGGCTCAACAAAACCAGATAATTCTACTTCTACAAATACTAATTCtaatttacaatttaattttGATATGCCTGCAAATACTAGTGGTTTTAAATTCGGTATTGACAAAGCTGATCAAGAAAAGACTGATACTACAATATCTACAAATGGTTTTAAATTCGGTGAAAAACAACAAAGTAATCAAACAGGTCAATTTACATTTGGTATTCAAAAGGAAGATACGAAAACAAGTGAAGTACAGAAATCTGATAATAATGTCTCTTTGACCTCAGGAAGTGGTTTTGGAGTTccaaataaagtaaataatgcTGAAAAGACTGATGTAAAACAAGATTCAGAAAACGTGGGAAAAAGTTCAACACCACTATTTTCATTTGGTATAGCTAAGAGTGAAAATGGAACAATAGAAAGTGATAAGCAGATTGTAAATGTAACAACTTCTACATCAATTGCACCTACCTTTACATTTAATATGCCTAAGCCTAGAATTGAACAAACAgacataaaagaagaaaaacaaactCCTTTGCTGGAAAGTACTGTGGCAGGAGCTTCAAAGCCAAACATAGAAGCTATCAAATCTACTACTACTAATACAAATACATTACCTTCAGTAACTCAAAGCAGTATACAAGAACCTAAATCAACTGCTGCATTTTCTTTTGTTGTACCAAGTAGCACAAGTACAATTACTAGTAGTGCTTCTACAACTGTGGTATCAAGTCTTCCATCTTCTACTCAATCTTCCTTTACATTTCTTGAATCAAAATCAACTACGCAAGCACCAGCTGTACCAACATTTGGACAGATATCAACATCAGCTCCTACTTCTAATTTATCTAATACCTTTACATTTGGGAACAGTGAAACAAAGGAAGAATCCTCAATAACTAAAACTTTTAGTACATTGCCAAATGCCTCTCCTGGAAGTTCATTATTCTCAAGTATTTCTAGTGCTCCATCGCTGTTTGGCAATAATGATACAAAAACTGTACCAGCATTTGGACAAACTTCAACTGAAGATAACAAACAACCTGCATTTGGTGCTGCAAATACAAGTAAATCCTCGACTTTTGTAGTACCAGGAAATAAAGTACCAATATTTGGTAATACGGAAAATAAACCTAAAATTTTTGGTTCAACTGACCCAAAATTAAGTGTATTTGGAAACACAGATAATAAACCAACATCTTTATTCAATCCATCACTCCAAGCACAAACTGCAACACCAGTCTCTTTTGGCGCACCGTCAGCTACATCAACACTTTTTGGATCATCTGCTACACCCGTTTTTGGTAATAATACTGCTTCGACGTTTACTACTGAGTCAACACCTAACATATTTGGATCTACCTCAAAGTCAAATGAAACTAGTACACCAAATTCAAACATATTCACGTTTGGCACTACTCCTGCTCAACCAATAGCGAAACCAGCAACTGGatttaatttttctacaaatactaATCCTGCAGAATCAACTCAGAAACCATTATTTACGTTTGGTAGCCATTCATCTGCCCAGAAAAACGCTAATTTATTTGGGAATACATTCAATAATCCTGCATCAACTAATTCTTCTGGCTTTCTATTTAATGCACCTAAACCGGAAGCATCAGCATTTGGTCAACCTACAGCAACAAATCCAATTTTTGGTGCATCACAACCTGGTACACAGAATCAAGCGTCGTCGTCGTTCTCGTCTACTCCTTCAAATACAGGATTTAATTTCGGATCTACAGCACCTGTTGTTACGTCAGGCGGTTTTAATTTTGGTACT GCATCTGCTTCTACACCATCTGCAGGATTTAATTTTAATGCTCCCGGTACTACACCAACATTTGATCCGAATACTCCACCAACATTTAACTTCACTGGTGGTAATGCACCTGTAGCATTTAA AGCAATACCTACTCAAACTCCACAACGGAAGTTCAAAAAAGCCATTAGAAGAATGCGGTAG
- the LOC117160555 gene encoding uncharacterized protein LOC117160555 isoform X1, giving the protein MAKRSNSLSGRRSSSHNTKPYDANNSFVKKVATKVTDLLPQRLWISKWFNTSQNDEDILEDNGNPEEVESEEDIQKPPPIKRPCIRMDVSHPPGTFSIQPRTKSTINKASPSKQQYFIHDETNEDFSKPAMAGPSGMSHLVSSTPATQSDIRNIAPQRSELNSLVATTNNGTTNGMDDNSESSESTSCCSSLIPQTNRQEAPSNVSYSSPFSKRKRFNNDKLNFTSHIQSPRSLFLDNTRDSLSSRRPSFNASIMTNTQDRASALASPFYSGNTTFGGANAAGLYKRGRNLFNSSNEIQLQVPKRTSVEVKPSNTDSSGMSQTAKKILEALEHFSSPITDAKKIPLKMMNNISPTNKKRSREEMTSTTKVGLRHLTRELTVPTIPDILKLRRRQKLQDTTAAARKIVSARSEPPPPQEYHLRTQIDEDSKHHGKIKTKAANLEQEDTVEPVNLPNIPLPISSLPNFNFMSSTNTNIGDKSNTGEEDTFTFASPIKVTNTTKNLKSINNFTFSSPISADKESVDKSSNSDSPLKRVGVKSTSSNDYVPPVTQNFIWSGSSTAPRLKEKIKNNDKTIPITSNELKSGSVMDILCSKSSTTKAEKSDESKTQLESNKESTNNKTNAIDKVIIESVRNVQSNIQDTSIMWECSECLFKNNNSETQCFACKITRPSFKDKKTSELSISSNVSESKTTANDNFGSQFKLSSNQWECTSCFVRNKQTDTKCAACSALKPDTKQETKSGNCPKCRLNDSENPTMCTFCNTSKSSILKMSVQDSTNPTDNTNISVCQNIINASIDENEDMDKLNSNKDTWECPCCMVRNLISIDSCPCCNTAKPSTGIATKNASPLFSNGFGDKFKKPEGAWICNTCMLQNETKVTTCVACGDAKPGSTKPDNSTSTNTNSNLQFNFDMPANTSGFKFGIDKADQEKTDTTISTNGFKFGEKQQSNQTGQFTFGIQKEDTKTSEVQKSDNNVSLTSGSGFGVPNKVNNAEKTDVKQDSENVGKSSTPLFSFGIAKSENGTIESDKQIVNVTTSTSIAPTFTFNMPKPRIEQTDIKEEKQTPLLESTVAGASKPNIEAIKSTTTNTNTLPSVTQSSIQEPKSTAAFSFVVPSSTSTITSSASTTVVSSLPSSTQSSFTFLESKSTTQAPAVPTFGQISTSAPTSNLSNTFTFGNSETKEESSITKTFSTLPNASPGSSLFSSISSAPSLFGNNDTKTVPAFGQTSTEDNKQPAFGAANTSKSSTFVVPGNKVPIFGNTENKPKIFGSTDPKLSVFGNTDNKPTSLFNPSLQAQTATPVSFGAPSATSTLFGSSATPVFGNNTASTFTTESTPNIFGSTSKSNETSTPNSNIFTFGTTPAQPIAKPATGFNFSTNTNPAESTQKPLFTFGSHSSAQKNANLFGNTFNNPASTNSSGFLFNAPKPEASAFGQPTATNPIFGASQPGTQNQASSSFSSTPSNTGFNFGSTAPVVTSGGFNFGTASASTPSAGFNFNAPGTTPTFDPNTPPTFNFTGGNAPVAFKAIPTQTPQRKFKKAIRRMR; this is encoded by the exons ATGGCTAAGCGGAGTAACAGTTTGAGTGGAAGACGGTCGTCGTCGCATAATACGAAGCCCTACGATGCAAACAAT TCTTTTGTAAAAAAAGTAGCAACAAAAGTGACTGATCTTTTACCACAAAGGTTGTGGATTAGTAAGTGGTTTAATACATCTCAAAATGATGAAGATATATTAGAGGACAATGGAAATCCTGAAGAGGTTGAATCAGAAGAAGATATTCAGAAACCTCCACCGATAAAACGACCATGTATTCGTATGGATGTTTCTCATCCACCTGGTACATTTTCAATTCAACCAAGAACTAAATCAACAATTAACAAAGCCAGTCCATCTAAGCAACAATATTTCATTCATGATGAAACg AATGAAGATTTTTCTAAACCTGCAATGGCTGGACCAAGCGGGATGAGCCATTTAGTATCTTCTACACCTGCAACACAATCAGATATTAGAAACATAGCACCACAGAGGTCGGAATTAAATTCATTAGTTGCTACTACAAATAATGGAACTACAAATGGTATGGATGATAATTCTGAATCCAGTGAGAGCACTAGCTGTTGCAGTTCTCTTATTCCACAAACCAATAGACAAGAAGCTCCATCAAATGTCTCTTACAGCTCTCCATTCTCTAAAAGAAAAAGGTTTAATAATGACAAATTAAATTTCA cCAGCCATATACAGTCTCCAAGATCTTTATTTTTAGATAATACCCGAGATTCCTTAAGTAGTCGTAGACCAAGCTTTAATGCATCAATCATGACAAACACGCAGGATCGTGCATCTGCCTTGGCATCTCCTTTTTACAGTGGAAATACCACTTTTGGTGGAGCAAATGCAGCTGGTCTTTATAAACGAGGACGTAATTTGTTTAATAGTTCAAATGAG ATTCAACTTCAAGTTCCTAAAAGAACAAGTGTTGAAGTAAAACCATCTAATACAGATTCATCTGGTATGAGTCAAACTgctaaaaaaatattggaagcaTTAGAACATTTTTCATCGCCAATAACTGATGCTAAAAAAATTCCATTAAAAATGATGAATAATATATCACCAACAAATAAAAAGAGATCGAGGGAGGAAATGACGTCAACAACTAAAGTTGGATTACGTCATTTAACTCGCGAATTAACTGTACCAACCATACCCGATATATTAAAATTGAGACGGCGGCAAAAATTACAAGATACGACAGCTGCAGCTAGAAAAATTGTTTCGGCACGGAGCGAACCACCGCCTCCTCAAGAATATCATCTCAG GACACAAATTGATGAAGATTCAAAACatcatggaaaaattaaaaccaAAGCAGCAAATCTTGAGCAAGAAGATACAGTTGAACCAGTTAATTTACCAAACATACCTTTACCTATATCTTCTTTACCTAATTTCAACTTTATGTCATCTACTAATACAAATATAGGAGACAAATCTAATACAGGCGAAGAAGATACCTTCACATTTGCAAGTCCTATAAAAGTAACAAATACCACAAAGAACTTAAAATCTATCAATAATTTCACATTTAGTAGCCCAATTAGTGCTGATAAGGAATCAGTTGATAAATCTAGTAATTCAGATTCTCCTTTAAAAAGAGTTGGTGTCAAGTCCACTTCATCAAATGACTATGTACCCCCTGTaacacaaaattttatttggtcTGGTTCATCTACAGCTCCTAGACtaaaagaaaagataaagaaTAATGATAAAACTATTCCTATTACTTCAAATGAATTAAAATCAGGAAGTGTTATGGATATTCTTTGCTCTAAATCTAGTACAACAAAAGCTGAAAAATCAGATGAATCAAAGACGCAGTTAGAGTCAAACAAAGAATCTAccaataataaaacaaatgcAATTGACAAAGTTATTATTGAATCTGTTAGAAATGTACAATCCAATATACAAGATACTTCAATTATGTGGGAATGTTCTGAATGTTTGTTTAAGAATAACAATTCTGAAACACAATGCTTTGCTTGCAAGATTACTAGACCCAGTTTTAAAGATAAGAAGACTTCTGAATTGTCAATATCAAGCAATGTCAGTGAATCAAAAACTACAGCAAATGATAATTTTGGCTCGCAGTTTAAACTTTCAAGTAATCAGTGGGAATGTACATCATGTTTTGTAAGAAATAAACAAACTGATACTAAGTGTGCTGCGTGTAGTGCACTAAAACCAGATACAAAGCAAGAGACGAAGTCTGGGAACTGTCCTAAATGTAGGTTAAATGATTCTGAAAACCCAACTATGTGTACTTTTTGCAATACATCTAAATCAAGTATATTAAAAATGAGTGTACAAGACAGTACGAATCCTACAGATAACACAAATATTTCTGTATGTCAGAATATAATCAATGCATCAATTGATGAAAATGAAGATATGGATAAATTAAACTCAAACAAGGATACATGGGAATGCCCTTGCTGTATGGTTAGAAATCTCATCTCTATTGATTCTTGTCCATGTTGTAATACAGCTAAACCTAGTACTGGGATTGCTACTAAGAATGCCTCTCCTTTATTTTCAAATGGATTTGGAGATAAGTTTAAAAAACCTGAAGGTGCATGGATTTGCAATACTTGCATGCTACAAAATGAAACAAAAGTTACTACATGTGTAGCTTGTGGTGATGCAAAGCCAGGCTCAACAAAACCAGATAATTCTACTTCTACAAATACTAATTCtaatttacaatttaattttGATATGCCTGCAAATACTAGTGGTTTTAAATTCGGTATTGACAAAGCTGATCAAGAAAAGACTGATACTACAATATCTACAAATGGTTTTAAATTCGGTGAAAAACAACAAAGTAATCAAACAGGTCAATTTACATTTGGTATTCAAAAGGAAGATACGAAAACAAGTGAAGTACAGAAATCTGATAATAATGTCTCTTTGACCTCAGGAAGTGGTTTTGGAGTTccaaataaagtaaataatgcTGAAAAGACTGATGTAAAACAAGATTCAGAAAACGTGGGAAAAAGTTCAACACCACTATTTTCATTTGGTATAGCTAAGAGTGAAAATGGAACAATAGAAAGTGATAAGCAGATTGTAAATGTAACAACTTCTACATCAATTGCACCTACCTTTACATTTAATATGCCTAAGCCTAGAATTGAACAAACAgacataaaagaagaaaaacaaactCCTTTGCTGGAAAGTACTGTGGCAGGAGCTTCAAAGCCAAACATAGAAGCTATCAAATCTACTACTACTAATACAAATACATTACCTTCAGTAACTCAAAGCAGTATACAAGAACCTAAATCAACTGCTGCATTTTCTTTTGTTGTACCAAGTAGCACAAGTACAATTACTAGTAGTGCTTCTACAACTGTGGTATCAAGTCTTCCATCTTCTACTCAATCTTCCTTTACATTTCTTGAATCAAAATCAACTACGCAAGCACCAGCTGTACCAACATTTGGACAGATATCAACATCAGCTCCTACTTCTAATTTATCTAATACCTTTACATTTGGGAACAGTGAAACAAAGGAAGAATCCTCAATAACTAAAACTTTTAGTACATTGCCAAATGCCTCTCCTGGAAGTTCATTATTCTCAAGTATTTCTAGTGCTCCATCGCTGTTTGGCAATAATGATACAAAAACTGTACCAGCATTTGGACAAACTTCAACTGAAGATAACAAACAACCTGCATTTGGTGCTGCAAATACAAGTAAATCCTCGACTTTTGTAGTACCAGGAAATAAAGTACCAATATTTGGTAATACGGAAAATAAACCTAAAATTTTTGGTTCAACTGACCCAAAATTAAGTGTATTTGGAAACACAGATAATAAACCAACATCTTTATTCAATCCATCACTCCAAGCACAAACTGCAACACCAGTCTCTTTTGGCGCACCGTCAGCTACATCAACACTTTTTGGATCATCTGCTACACCCGTTTTTGGTAATAATACTGCTTCGACGTTTACTACTGAGTCAACACCTAACATATTTGGATCTACCTCAAAGTCAAATGAAACTAGTACACCAAATTCAAACATATTCACGTTTGGCACTACTCCTGCTCAACCAATAGCGAAACCAGCAACTGGatttaatttttctacaaatactaATCCTGCAGAATCAACTCAGAAACCATTATTTACGTTTGGTAGCCATTCATCTGCCCAGAAAAACGCTAATTTATTTGGGAATACATTCAATAATCCTGCATCAACTAATTCTTCTGGCTTTCTATTTAATGCACCTAAACCGGAAGCATCAGCATTTGGTCAACCTACAGCAACAAATCCAATTTTTGGTGCATCACAACCTGGTACACAGAATCAAGCGTCGTCGTCGTTCTCGTCTACTCCTTCAAATACAGGATTTAATTTCGGATCTACAGCACCTGTTGTTACGTCAGGCGGTTTTAATTTTGGTACT GCATCTGCTTCTACACCATCTGCAGGATTTAATTTTAATGCTCCCGGTACTACACCAACATTTGATCCGAATACTCCACCAACATTTAACTTCACTGGTGGTAATGCACCTGTAGCATTTAA AGCAATACCTACTCAAACTCCACAACGGAAGTTCAAAAAAGCCATTAGAAGAATGCGGTAG